From the genome of Candidatus Neomarinimicrobiota bacterium:
ATAAACAGAACAGAAGCCGAGAGGGCCTTCCAAACCCGTCTCCTTAGCCGTAAATCCCATGCTCGCCAGTACGGCAGCGCTTATTGCGCTGCTTGCAGCCCTACCGGCATGGTACGGCTTTGTATCAGTGCCAAAGTTGAGGCGTAAACCGGCAGCTTCCGAGGCTGCGATGCCGAGGGCCGTTCCAACTTGCTTGCTGTTCAGCCCCAGCAAATTAGCACAGGCAGCTGTGGCAGCCAGAGTACCAACAGTGGCAGTAGGATGCCAGCCCTGCTCAAACAGCCTGATAGCAATGGCACTGCAAATCTTGGATCCCACCTCCCAACCAACATTGTAGGCCTGCAGAACGTGTTTACCCGAGAGGTTCTGTTTTTCAGCCAGAGCAAAGACAGGGGGCAGAAGAACAACTGTCGGATGGCCCATCCACGTAACAGCATGGTCATCATAGTCCAGCGCATGGGCCAACGTACCATTGGCCAGGGCAGCAAACTGCAAGTTAGTTTTAAAACCTCCCCCGATTACTCCACTTACTGGCTTTCCGCCCATAGTCTGAACATATTCAGTGATGATCGTGCCAGCCGGTTCTCTCGAGCCTGCCAAGGCCACACCAAAACCATCCAAGATGCACATCTTTGCTATGTCAACCGCTTCTGCAGGGATCTTTTTGTAGTCAGTGCTCGCGATAAACTCAGCTATCTTTTCCGAACCCATCTCGTTTCCTCCCAGTCTAGGTTAGTAGCCTGGTGATCTCCGTCACGTTATTGACCTTCTCCAGATTTGTAACCAGCTCAAGTACCCCCTCTAAGTTCTCCCTTGGAAT
Proteins encoded in this window:
- a CDS encoding MmgE/PrpD family protein, translating into MGSEKIAEFIASTDYKKIPAEAVDIAKMCILDGFGVALAGSREPAGTIITEYVQTMGGKPVSGVIGGGFKTNLQFAALANGTLAHALDYDDHAVTWMGHPTVVLLPPVFALAEKQNLSGKHVLQAYNVGWEVGSKICSAIAIRLFEQGWHPTATVGTLAATAACANLLGLNSKQVGTALGIAASEAAGLRLNFGTDTKPYHAGRAASSAISAAVLASMGFTAKETGLEGPLGFCSVY